A single genomic interval of Osmia lignaria lignaria isolate PbOS001 chromosome 9, iyOsmLign1, whole genome shotgun sequence harbors:
- the LOC117601135 gene encoding glycerol kinase 5 produces MKYIGALDVGTTTVRFHIVDEQATTVASSVEKVQLLYPNPGHVEIDPDELWRIIVDVIKNTLKDSGIKAESIVSLGISTQRGSFTTWNLKDGRHYHNFITWKDVRADSMVKEWNSSISMKGLRLGSQILYTLTRRKRFLAASVFKFMNTQMTLKLLWALQHVPGLQEATNNGNAVFGGLDCWLLYKLTGRHVTDASSASATGLFDPFTMSWSSVLINLLKLPCNIFPEVLDTTGNFGVTPKEIFDVEIPVLCSMADQSASLFGSGCIQPGDLKITMGTGTFLNVNTGAKPHASISGLYPLVGWRIDNEVVYAVEGASNDTGVLVEWAKKIGIINTADETASIANSVDDSDGVYFVPAFSGLQAPINDYSAATGFIGIKPTTEKNHIVRSLLESIVYRILLLYESLCAETCFTYHRIRVDGGVSRNDFILQLLADLTGLEVERATSIEMSVLGVSFLAGLQCGVWTDQEDVLKLRKTEKIFIPNEENRLKYQPIIAQWKRALQRLSQWY; encoded by the exons ATGAAATATATCGGAGCCCTCGACGTCGGGACCACCACTGTACGTTTTCACATCGTCGACGAACAAGCAACCACCGTCGCCTCTTCTGTCGAAAAG gtGCAACTACTATACCCAAATCCTGGCCACGTGGAAATAGATCCAGACGAATTATGGAGGATTATAGTGGACGTAATTAAAAACACTCTGAAAG ACAGTGGGATAAAAGCAGAATCGATTGTTTCCCTTGGAATATCTACGCAACGAGGCAGCTTCACGACATGGAACTTGAAAGACGGAAGGCACTATCACAA TTTTATAACATGGAAGGACGTGCGTGCCGATTCAATGGTGAAAGAATGGAACTCCTCGATATCCATGAAAGGATTGAGATTAGGATCGCAAATTTTGTACACGCTTACCAGGAGGAAGCGATTTTTGGCCGCTAGCGTTTTTAAATTTATGAACACACAG ATGACTCTGAAGTTATTATGGGCGTTACAACACGTGCCAGGTTTGCAAGAGGCAACGAATAATGGAAATGCTGTTTTCGGAGGCCTTGATTGCTGGCTTTTGTATAAACTCACCG GAAGACACGTGACGGATGCATCCAGTGCATCAGCCACCGGACTTTTCGATCCATTCACGATGAGTTGGTCCAGTGTACTGATAAACCTACTGAAACTTCCGTGTAATATCTTTCCGGAAGTGCTAGACACAACAGGAAACTTTGGCGTCACTCCAAAAGAGatattcgacgtcgaaattccGGTACTTTGTTCA ATGGCAGATCAATCGGCTTCCCTGTTTGGTTCAGGATGCATTCAACCAGGAgatttgaaaataacaatggGAACTGGTACCTTTCTGAATGTTAACACTGGAGCAAAACCACATGCATCTATCTCAG GATTATATCCTCTAGTTGGATGGCGAATTGATAACGAAGTAGTATATGCAGTGGAAGGTGCATCGAATGACACAGGTGTTCTGGTCGAATGGGCAAAAAAGATAg GTATTATTAATACTGCTGATGAGACAGCAAGTATTGCTAATTCAGTAGACGACTCTGATGGAGTGTATTTTGTTCCTGCGTTTAGTGGACTGCAA GCTCCTATAAATGATTATTCAGCAGCCACTGGTTTCATTGGTATAAAACCAACGACAGAGAAGAATCACATTGTTAGATCGTTATTGGAAAGTATCGTTTACAGGATATTACTCCTTTACGAGTCCCTCTGTGCAGAAACCTGTTTCACTTATCATAGAATACG CGTCGACGGCGGAGTGTCTAGGAAcgattttatattacaattattgGCCGATTTAACAGGCTTAGAAGTGGAACGAGCGACCAGCATAGAAATGTCTGTTTTAGGCGTTTCTTTCCTAGCTGGTTTGCAATGCG GAGTTTGGACGGACCAAGAAGACGTTCTGAAACTTCGAAAGACAGAGAAAATATTTATACCAAATGAAGAGAACAGATTAAAATACCAGCCAATAATTGCTCAATGGAAACGAGCTTTGCAGAGACTCAGCCAATGGTATTAA